The Ferrimonas balearica DSM 9799 genome includes the window CCACCGGCTGGTGGTTTCCGATGTTGTAGAGGGCGTAGGGCGCGGTGGAGCGATCAGGACGGTCGCAGTCGCGCTCAGCGTCGGCGCTCGGAATCGCTTCCATCACCCGCAGCACCCCTTCAACGATGTCGTCGATGTAGGTGAAGTCGCGGCTCAGTTTGCCGTAGTTGTACACATCGATGGGCTCACCGGCGAGGATCTTCTTGGTGAACTTAAACGCGGCCATATCCGGGCGACCCCAGGGGCCGTACACGGTGAAGAAGCGCAGGCCGGTGGTCGGGATGCCGTAGAGGTGGCTGTAGGTGTGCGCCATCAGCTCGTTGGACTTCTTGGTGGCCGCATACAGGCTGATGGGGTGGTCTACCGCATCGGCTTCGGAGAACGGCACCTTCTTGTTCATGCCGTACACCGAGGAGGAGCTGGCGTAGACCAGGTGCGGCACCTTGGTCTGACGGCAGCCTTCCAGAATGGTCACCATGCCGGTCAGGTTGCTGTCGACGTAGGCCATCGGGTTGTCGAGGGAGTAACGTACCCCGGCCTGAGCCGCCAGGTGCACCACACGGTCGAACTGATGGTTCTGGAACAGCGCGGCCATCGCCTCGCGGTCAGAGAGGTCGGTACGGCTGAACTCGAAGTTGTCCTGGGCGGTCAGCTGAGCCAGTCGCGCTTCCTTGAGGCTGACGTCGTAGTAATCATTGAGGTTGTCCAGACCCACCACCTGGTGGCCCTGTTCAAGCAAACGGCTGCTGACGTAAAAGCCGATAAAACCAGCGGCGCCGGTCACCAAAATTTTCATGTTTACTCCTGGGTAATGCTCAGGCCGCGGCCAATCCCATAGTAATGGAAGCCGCGCTTGGCCAGACGCTCGGGATCGTACAGGTTTCTGCCGTCAAAAATCACGGGCTGGCGCAATTCCTGCTGAATAAAATCGAAATCGGGGGCGCGGAAAGCCTGCCATTCGGTGCAGATCACCAGCGCATCGGCCCCCTTGAGAGCCGCTTCCTTGGTGCCCATCAGCACCAGATTGTCGCGATGACCGAAGATGCGCTGGGTCTCCTCCATTGCTTCCGGGTCATAGGCCTGCACTCTGGCGCCGGCCTCCCACAGTGCAGCCAGCAACACCCGACTGGGCGCTTCGCGCATGTCGTCGGTGTTGGGCTTAAAGGCCAGTCCCCACAGGGCGATGGTTCTGCCCTTGAGGTCGTCGCCGAAGTGGCGGCGGATGTTGCGCATCAGCACGGTTTTCTGGTCGTCGTTGACCTGCTCCACCGCCTTGAGGATCTTGGCGTCATGGCCGATGCCGTCAGCGGCGCGGATCAGCGCCTGCACATCCTTGGGAAAGCAGGAGCCGCCATAACCGCAGCCGGGGTAGATAAAGTGGTAGCCGATGCGGGGGTCTGAGCCGATGCCCCGGCGCACCGCTTCGATATCGGCGCCCAGCTTTTCGGCCAGGTTGGCCATCTCGTTCATAAAGGAGATCTTGGTGGCCAGCATGCAGTTGGCGGCGTACTTGGTCAGTTCAGCGCTGC containing:
- a CDS encoding NAD-dependent epimerase, producing the protein MKILVTGAAGFIGFYVSSRLLEQGHQVVGLDNLNDYYDVSLKEARLAQLTAQDNFEFSRTDLSDREAMAALFQNHQFDRVVHLAAQAGVRYSLDNPMAYVDSNLTGMVTILEGCRQTKVPHLVYASSSSVYGMNKKVPFSEADAVDHPISLYAATKKSNELMAHTYSHLYGIPTTGLRFFTVYGPWGRPDMAAFKFTKKILAGEPIDVYNYGKLSRDFTYIDDIVEGVLRVMEAIPSADAERDCDRPDRSTAPYALYNIGNHQPVELLTFIQTLEKALGVEANLNMMPMQPGDVYTTYADTDNLRDAVGFSPDTSLADGLQRFADWYRSFYQI
- a CDS encoding UDP-glucose dehydrogenase family protein → MKVTVFGVGYVGLVQASVLADVGHEVCCVDVDQDKVDRLNQGLIPIYEPGLEPMVRHNHDAGRLTFTTDAAAGVHHGKVQFIAVGTPPDEDGSADLQYVLAVADTIARHMDSPKVVVDKSTVPVGTADKVRQRIASVLKERGADVAFQVVSNPEFLKEGAAVADCMRPDRIVIGSDDEVAIEVMRELYEPFNRQQERTVIMDVRSAELTKYAANCMLATKISFMNEMANLAEKLGADIEAVRRGIGSDPRIGYHFIYPGCGYGGSCFPKDVQALIRAADGIGHDAKILKAVEQVNDDQKTVLMRNIRRHFGDDLKGRTIALWGLAFKPNTDDMREAPSRVLLAALWEAGARVQAYDPEAMEETQRIFGHRDNLVLMGTKEAALKGADALVICTEWQAFRAPDFDFIQQELRQPVIFDGRNLYDPERLAKRGFHYYGIGRGLSITQE